A stretch of DNA from Catenulispora acidiphila DSM 44928:
CGGGGTCACCGCGCCAGGGGGGTGATTATGCGCGGTGGGGTGAAGGCGGGCCAGTGATTTTCCACCGCGCGAGAGCGAAAGCACGGCAAGCGCCCTGCGACGGCGGAGCGCATCCTCACGCCGCGATCGGCGGCGGCGCCAGCGGCTCGGAGATCCCCGTCGCGAAGTAGCGCGCCTCGATCGCGTCGAGGGCGACGCGCACCGCGCCGAGCACCACCCACTCGGCGTCCAGGCTGGAGGCGACGACCGGCGGGACCCGGATGCAGTCCCGTTCCAGCTCGGCGGTGAGGCGGTCCAGGACCAGGTCGGCCGAGCGGGAGATGCCGCCGCCGAAGACCACCAGCTCCGGGTCGAAGGTGAGGACCAGGGCCGCGATGCCGCCGGCCAGGGCGCGGACGAAGCGCTCGGTCGCCACCAGGGCGGTCGGGTCGCCGGCGCGGGCCCGGGAGAAGACGAATTCCGCCGTCTGCTCCAGGCGGACCTCTTCGTCCAGGCCTGAGAAGCCCAGCAGGTGGGTCGGCGCCTCGGCCCAGCCGGAGGAGGGCAGGGCGCCGATCTCGCCGGCGGCGCCGGTGTGCCCGCGCAGCAGGCGTCCGCCGACGAAGACGCCGTTGCCGGTGCGGAAGCCGGCGTGGATGTAGACCATGTCCTCGACGTCGCGGCCGGCGCCGCGCCAGCGTTCGGCCAGCGCCGCGGCGCGGCCGTCGTTCTCGGCGACGACCGGGCAGCGGACGGTGTCGGCGAAGGCGGCGGGGATGTCGATGCCGGTCCAGCCGGGCAGCGCGACCGACAACGCGACGCGTCCGGAGTGCTCGATGACGCCGGTACTGGCCACACCGAGCTGGCTGAGCCGAGCCGGTTCCAGTCCAGCGGCAGTGCACGCCTCGGTCAGGGTCGCCTTCGCCGAGGCGAGCCGTTCGGCGGCGGGGGTGGACGGGCTCACCGTGATCCGGCTGCGGCCGCGCACCTCGCCGTCCAGGTCGGCGACCAGCGCGGTGATCGCGTGGGCGCCGATGTCGAGCCCTGCGACGCTGCCGGCTTCGGCCCGGAAGCGGAAGGCGCGCGCCGGGCGTCCGACGCCGTTCGGCTCGGCCGGCGCCACCGCGGCGACCCAGCCGATCTCGGTGAGCTCGTCGGCCAGCGTCTGCACGATCGGCCGCGACAGCCCGGTCTGCCGGGCCAGCGCGGTGAGCGGCTGCGGCCCGGTCCGGCGCAGCGCGTCCACGACCGACAGCAGCCGCAGCCGGCGCAGCAGCACGGCGTCGGCGCCGTTGACACTCAGCTCAGTCATCTTCCACCCCGGACCGTCCCGCCCCACGCCGTCGAATATTCACCATGGCAGGGATAATCAAATCACGCATCGGGCGCCCGCACCAGATGATCTGACCAGACTGTGACCTGCCGCTCGGCGGCTAAATCAGGGCATGGAGGGCGAATCAGGCCACGATTCGTCACGCGGGCTGCGTGCTTCGGGGCGCGGGGGTTGACACGTCCTCGCCTATTAGTAACACTCGCCGCAATATTAATCCCCCGCTCGACGCGATCAGGGTGATGAGACATGGGCATACGCACAGTGGTGGCGGCGTCGGCGGTTCTCGCGCTGGCCACTTCGACGGCCGCTTGTTCGAGCAGCGCGAGTTCCTCGGCGAGCGCCGGCAAGGTTTCCCTCAGCTACGGGGTCTGGGACGCGACGCAGGTCCCGGCCATGCAGAAGATCATCGCAGCCTTCGAGGCACAGAACCCGACCATCACGGTCACCATCCAGCAGACGCCGTGGGCGGACTACTGGACCAAGCTCCAGGCGGCCGCCTCCGGCGGTTCGGCGCCCGACGTCTTCTGGATGAACGGCCCGAACTTCCAGCTCTACGCCGCCAACCACGTCCTGCGGCCGCTGACCGACCTGCACCCGGACACCTCGGTCTACCCCCCGGCGCTGGCGCAGCTCTACCAGTACAAGGGCGTGCAGTACGGGCTGCCGAAGGACTTCGACACCGTGGGGCTCTGGTACAACAAGGCCATCTTCGACGCCGCGGGCGTCGCCTACCCCACCACCGCCTGGACCTGGGCTGATTTCCAAGCGGCGGCGAAAAAACTCACCGACCCCGCCAAGGGCGTCTACGGTGTCGGCGCCAACCTGGAAGGCCAGGAGAACTACTACGACACGATCTACCAGGCCGGCGGCTACGTCATCTCCCCCGACGGCAAGAAGTCCGGATACGCCGATCCGGCCGGTATCGCCGGGCTGAAGTTCTGGACCGATCTGGTCGCGGCCAAGGAGTCGCCGAGCCTGAAGCAGATGACGGACACCGCGCCGCTGAACCTGTTCGAGTCCGGCAAGCTCGCCATGTACTGGGGCGGGTCGTGGGACGCGAAGGCGTTCGCCGCGAACGACTCCACCAAGACCGCCGTCGACGTGACCGCGCTGCCAGCCGGGGTGAAGAAGGCGACGGTCATCCACGGCCTGGCCAACGTCGTCTTCACGCACACCTCGCACCCGGCGCAGGCGGAGAAGTTCGCCGCGTTCCTCGGCTCGCAGGCGGCGGCGCAGATCGAGGCGGACACCGGGACCGTGATCCCGGCGTACAACGGCACACAGCAGAGCTGGGTCAAGGCATACCCGCAGTACCACCTCCAGTCCTTCTTGGATCAGCTTCCTGACGCGGTCCCGTACCCGATCTCCAAGGACACCGCGGCCTGGAACACCCTGGAGACGAACGTCCTGACCAAGGCCTGGGACGGCAGCGAACCGATCGACAAGGCCGCCGGCGACCTCGCCACGCAGATGAACGCGGCGCTGGCCAAGGAGGGTCCGTGAGCGCGGCGGGCGCCAGAGCCAGACGCACCGAGACCGCTTGGGCGGCGTTCTTCCTAGCTCCTACCGCAATCGGGCTGGGCGTCTTCTACCTGTGGCCGGTCTTGCAGACCTTCTACTACAGCTTCACCACCTGGGGTCCGTTCGGCGGCCACACCTTCAGCGGCCTGACCAACTACCGCGCGCTGTTCCACGACCCGGACCTGCGCTCGGCGTTCGCCAACACCCTGTGGTACTGCCTGCTCGGACTGGCCGGCGTCCCGATCGCGCTGGTCCTGGCGGCGGTGCTGGCCCGGCCGGGACGCCGCGGCGTCGGCGTCTACCGCGCGCTGCTGTTCCTGCCGGTGGTGACGATGCCGGTCGCGGTGGCGATCGTGTGGCGGTGGCTGTACGCCGGGGACTACGGGCTGATCAACACCCTGCTGGGCAAGATCGGGATCCACGGGCCCTACTGGATCAGCGACCAGCACACGGCGCTGATCGCGGTGGCCGCCGTCGGGCTGTGGTCCAGCGTCGGCTACACGATGGTGATTCTGATGGCGGGGTTGGAATCCATCCCGCGCCAGTACT
This window harbors:
- a CDS encoding ROK family protein — translated: MTELSVNGADAVLLRRLRLLSVVDALRRTGPQPLTALARQTGLSRPIVQTLADELTEIGWVAAVAPAEPNGVGRPARAFRFRAEAGSVAGLDIGAHAITALVADLDGEVRGRSRITVSPSTPAAERLASAKATLTEACTAAGLEPARLSQLGVASTGVIEHSGRVALSVALPGWTGIDIPAAFADTVRCPVVAENDGRAAALAERWRGAGRDVEDMVYIHAGFRTGNGVFVGGRLLRGHTGAAGEIGALPSSGWAEAPTHLLGFSGLDEEVRLEQTAEFVFSRARAGDPTALVATERFVRALAGGIAALVLTFDPELVVFGGGISRSADLVLDRLTAELERDCIRVPPVVASSLDAEWVVLGAVRVALDAIEARYFATGISEPLAPPPIAA
- a CDS encoding ABC transporter substrate-binding protein, producing the protein MGIRTVVAASAVLALATSTAACSSSASSSASAGKVSLSYGVWDATQVPAMQKIIAAFEAQNPTITVTIQQTPWADYWTKLQAAASGGSAPDVFWMNGPNFQLYAANHVLRPLTDLHPDTSVYPPALAQLYQYKGVQYGLPKDFDTVGLWYNKAIFDAAGVAYPTTAWTWADFQAAAKKLTDPAKGVYGVGANLEGQENYYDTIYQAGGYVISPDGKKSGYADPAGIAGLKFWTDLVAAKESPSLKQMTDTAPLNLFESGKLAMYWGGSWDAKAFAANDSTKTAVDVTALPAGVKKATVIHGLANVVFTHTSHPAQAEKFAAFLGSQAAAQIEADTGTVIPAYNGTQQSWVKAYPQYHLQSFLDQLPDAVPYPISKDTAAWNTLETNVLTKAWDGSEPIDKAAGDLATQMNAALAKEGP
- a CDS encoding carbohydrate ABC transporter permease; translation: MSAAGARARRTETAWAAFFLAPTAIGLGVFYLWPVLQTFYYSFTTWGPFGGHTFSGLTNYRALFHDPDLRSAFANTLWYCLLGLAGVPIALVLAAVLARPGRRGVGVYRALLFLPVVTMPVAVAIVWRWLYAGDYGLINTLLGKIGIHGPYWISDQHTALIAVAAVGLWSSVGYTMVILMAGLESIPRQYYEAAQIDGAGPVRQFFALTLPLLSPSLFFVTVLSVIGTLQTFDLVYVLIGQTNPALPQTRSVVYLFYQDAFVDNNRGYAAAIAFLLLLVTVALTGFQFRLQKRWVHYA